In one Juglans regia cultivar Chandler chromosome 11, Walnut 2.0, whole genome shotgun sequence genomic region, the following are encoded:
- the LOC109009515 gene encoding protein DOWNY MILDEW RESISTANCE 6-like — protein MDTKVLSTGVCYTSLPQSYIRPESEWPRLSEISACEDVPIIDLGIADRSKIVKQIGDACKSFGFFQMINHGVSPEAVQKMLEVAIEFFSLPVEEKLKLYSDDPSKTMRLSTSFNVTLLLWRKRTWKKCTFLQM, from the exons atggataCCAAGGTTTTATCCACCGGAGTTTGCTACACGAGCTTGCCGCAAAGCTACATCAGACCAGAATCCGAGTGGCCTCGGCTGTCTGAAATCTCTGCTTGTGAAGATGTTCCCATCATCGACTTGGGTATTGCAGATAGAAGCAAAATTGTCAAGCAAATTGGCGATGCCTGCAAATCTTTTGGCTTTTTCCAG ATGATCAATCACGGCGTGTCACCGGAGGCAGTGCAGAAAATGTTAGAGGTGGCTATTGAGTTCTTTAGCCTGCCGGTGGAAGAGAAGTTGAAGCTCTATTCGGATGATCCTTCAAAAACAATGAGACTTTCAACAAGTTTCAACGTGACtttattattatggaggaaAAGGACGTGGAAAAAGTGTACTTTTCTTCAAATGTGA